AAGAAAAGCTTTTTGATGAATCCGACTTTTCGATCAACTATTGTCATAATAGCTGGTCAATTCTCGCTTTTTGGCAAGATATTTATTGTATAATATGATCAGGGAAGCAATGGTCAAACTTTAAAATATTGTGTATTTGCCATCGTTTTACAGGAGTATTCGTAATTTTGCGCTTTAAAGATTTTAACATGACCTTAATCCAATTGGAATATATCATTGCTGTTGATACCTATCGTAGTTTTGTTGCCGCAGCCGAAAAGTGTTTTGTGACACAGCCGACCTTAAGTATGCAGATCCAGAAACTGGAGGAGTCTTTGGGGGCTAAAATCTTTGACCGGAGCCGTCAGCCTGTTGTGCCTACTGAAATTGGGGAGAAGATTATTCTTCAGGCAAGGTCAGTCCTGACTGAAAGCCGTAAGATCAATGAAATTGTACAGGACAAGAAGGGGGAAATCGAGGGAACACTAAAAATCGGTGTTATCCCGACAATTGCGCCCTATTTATTGCCTAAGGTATTGACCACGTTTATGGAGAAGTATCCAAAACTGCAATTGCAGATCTGGGAATATACTACCGAACGTATTGTTCATGAGTTGAAGGTTGGGCTTTTGGATTGCGGTGTACTATCTACCCCCTTAAATGATCAGGGCATACTGGAGTCCCCTCTGTTTTATGAAAATTTTGTCGCTTATATATCTGAAAATAGTCCTTTGTTTTCCAAGAAAGTGTTGAGTGGAGATGATATCGCCGATGATAAGCTCTGGTTGCTCAATGAAGGACATTGTATGCGTGGACAAGTACTTAATATTTGCCACCATAAGCACAATCAAGATCTCTCCGGACGTTTTGAGTATAACACCGGTAGTGTTGAGACACTTAAAAGAATGGTGGATATCAATGACGGTATCACAATCTTGCCCGAGCTATCGATTTCAGATTATGTGGATGAACAGCTGGATAAGATCCGTTATTTCAAATCACCGGAACCCGTCCGCGAAATATCGTTGGTTACGACACAAAATTATGTCAAACGACATGCAATTCAGGCATTGGAAAAGGAAATATTAGCGGTTGTACCTGATAAATTTAAAACAAAAAAGAAAAAGGAAGTGTTGAGCTTTCAATAAGAAGACATGGCAAATCTCAGTGTACGTTTTTTTAAGAAGATAGATCAGATCAATCAATGGCGAATGAAAAAAGTTTCGAACAGAAACTTTATTATTCTCCTGGCCTTTTTAGTTGGAATTGTTGGCGGTCTGATGGCGTCTGTATT
The window above is part of the Sphingobacterium sp. ML3W genome. Proteins encoded here:
- a CDS encoding hydrogen peroxide-inducible genes activator, translating into MTLIQLEYIIAVDTYRSFVAAAEKCFVTQPTLSMQIQKLEESLGAKIFDRSRQPVVPTEIGEKIILQARSVLTESRKINEIVQDKKGEIEGTLKIGVIPTIAPYLLPKVLTTFMEKYPKLQLQIWEYTTERIVHELKVGLLDCGVLSTPLNDQGILESPLFYENFVAYISENSPLFSKKVLSGDDIADDKLWLLNEGHCMRGQVLNICHHKHNQDLSGRFEYNTGSVETLKRMVDINDGITILPELSISDYVDEQLDKIRYFKSPEPVREISLVTTQNYVKRHAIQALEKEILAVVPDKFKTKKKKEVLSFQ